A single genomic interval of Zobellia nedashkovskayae harbors:
- a CDS encoding peptidylprolyl isomerase, producing the protein MSKVNKFVAILGCFLITGSMFAQETEEEVTETEEVIETVEESAEPLLEAEASIEKDSTKPAVNFKKIKLDGISAVVGDYVILESDIEKTLIDLKSQGVSTADVTRCGLLGKLMEDRLYAHQAVQDSLLVSDDEIAATTDRQIQSFVQQTGSMEKLLKFYKKEDEASLREDINKINKLRMLSEKMQSSIVEKIEITPEEVRQFFSKIPEDERPVFGAEMEIAQIVKSPKPTEKEVEEVLGKLNKIKSDVEDNDASFSVKAILYSEDPGSKSKGGFYSITKETGFDKTFKDVAFSLAEGEVSEPFETQFGYHIIFIEKIRGQELDLRHILMQPKISQTALDEVKTELDTIRKHIMEGKYSFADAARNFSDEKETKFDGGLLRNPTNFDSRFELTKMDPALYNQVRSLKDDEISYPLLEEDPRGGGPKYKILKVTNRYDEHTADFSKDYIKIQQLAKTEKQYNAIKKWMDDHIEDTYISVNEDNKDCDFANNWVKD; encoded by the coding sequence ATGAGCAAGGTGAATAAGTTTGTTGCCATTCTAGGATGCTTTTTGATTACAGGAAGCATGTTTGCTCAAGAAACAGAAGAAGAAGTAACTGAAACAGAAGAGGTAATTGAAACTGTGGAAGAATCTGCAGAACCGTTATTAGAGGCAGAAGCAAGTATAGAAAAAGATTCAACCAAGCCTGCCGTAAATTTCAAGAAAATTAAGTTAGATGGTATTTCTGCCGTTGTAGGTGACTATGTTATTTTGGAATCGGATATTGAAAAAACTTTAATCGATTTAAAAAGTCAAGGTGTTTCTACTGCAGATGTTACGCGATGTGGACTTTTAGGTAAGTTAATGGAAGACCGTTTGTATGCCCACCAGGCCGTACAGGATAGTCTTTTAGTTTCAGATGATGAGATTGCCGCTACTACCGATCGTCAAATTCAATCTTTTGTGCAGCAGACCGGTTCTATGGAAAAGTTGTTGAAATTCTACAAAAAGGAAGATGAAGCTAGTCTTCGTGAAGACATCAATAAAATTAACAAATTACGCATGCTTTCTGAGAAAATGCAGTCTAGTATTGTTGAGAAAATAGAAATTACCCCAGAAGAAGTTCGTCAGTTTTTTAGTAAGATTCCAGAAGATGAACGCCCTGTTTTTGGTGCGGAAATGGAAATCGCACAAATCGTAAAGTCTCCAAAGCCAACAGAAAAAGAGGTTGAGGAAGTTCTAGGTAAGTTGAACAAGATAAAATCTGATGTTGAAGATAATGATGCAAGTTTTAGTGTAAAAGCTATTTTATATTCTGAGGATCCAGGTTCAAAATCAAAAGGTGGTTTTTATAGTATAACTAAAGAAACAGGGTTTGATAAAACCTTTAAGGATGTAGCTTTTAGTTTAGCAGAAGGAGAAGTTTCAGAACCTTTTGAAACTCAGTTTGGTTATCATATTATTTTCATCGAAAAAATAAGAGGTCAAGAATTAGATTTGCGTCATATTCTTATGCAACCTAAAATTTCTCAAACAGCTTTAGATGAAGTAAAGACTGAGTTGGATACGATTCGTAAGCATATTATGGAAGGTAAATATTCTTTTGCAGATGCAGCACGTAACTTCTCAGATGAAAAAGAAACCAAGTTTGATGGTGGTCTTTTGAGAAACCCTACCAATTTTGATTCTCGTTTTGAGTTAACAAAAATGGATCCGGCGCTTTACAACCAAGTACGTAGTCTTAAGGATGATGAAATTTCATATCCTTTATTAGAAGAAGATCCAAGAGGTGGAGGTCCCAAGTATAAAATATTAAAGGTTACTAATAGGTATGATGAGCATACAGCCGACTTTTCTAAGGATTATATCAAAATTCAGCAATTAGCTAAAACGGAAAAGCAGTACAATGCCATTAAAAAATGGATGGACGACCATATAGAAGATACCTATATTAGCGTGAACGAGGATAACAAAGACTGTGATTTTGCCAATAACTGGGTAAAAGATTAA
- a CDS encoding serine hydrolase produces MFKKGLFIALSLLISVSCSPQKQEQKQEKHQTSDPLDGILTSNTPQIKRVMDSLDQHEVQIRYTQIDRTGDEVSFTDYNFQVDSNNYFYPASTAKLPTAVVALTRLNQMDSLSLNTRFYVEGDSIETTFSEVISQIFAVSDNDANNRLIEFLGQDTINTVLRRAGVAPIRIWQRLGNDDDNATTKPLIIYENDSTVRMLSKKINSYPEPLELNSIKKGKGFYEEDSLITEAFDFSLKNYYPIETQDALLKRIIFPETFAENERFNMNEEQRNFLLSAMYTVPRKIGYDPKEYNDSYCKFFIYGDTKENIPENIKIYNKVGFAYGTLTDCAYIKDTENNVEFMITATLLVNNNGIFNDNNYEYDEVGIPFLAELGRQLYAYELKRKQ; encoded by the coding sequence ATGTTTAAAAAAGGTCTCTTTATAGCTTTAAGTCTACTAATATCTGTTTCTTGCTCACCTCAAAAACAAGAGCAAAAACAAGAAAAACACCAAACTAGCGATCCGTTAGATGGTATACTGACTTCTAATACCCCGCAAATAAAAAGGGTGATGGACAGCCTTGATCAACATGAAGTTCAAATAAGATATACGCAAATAGATAGAACAGGTGACGAAGTTAGTTTTACTGATTATAATTTTCAGGTAGACTCAAATAATTACTTTTATCCTGCTAGCACCGCAAAACTTCCAACAGCAGTTGTAGCACTTACTCGTTTGAACCAAATGGATTCTCTAAGTCTCAATACCCGATTTTATGTTGAGGGCGATTCTATTGAAACTACCTTTTCTGAAGTTATTTCTCAGATATTTGCAGTTAGCGATAACGATGCAAACAATAGATTAATTGAGTTTTTAGGGCAAGATACCATCAACACCGTTTTAAGACGAGCAGGAGTTGCACCTATAAGAATATGGCAAAGATTAGGTAATGATGATGACAACGCAACTACGAAACCCTTGATTATCTATGAGAATGATAGCACTGTTCGTATGTTATCAAAAAAAATAAATTCGTATCCAGAACCATTAGAACTTAATAGTATTAAAAAAGGGAAAGGATTCTACGAAGAAGATTCCCTAATAACAGAAGCTTTTGATTTTAGTCTAAAAAACTACTACCCTATTGAAACCCAAGACGCTCTTCTAAAGCGGATTATCTTTCCTGAGACATTTGCAGAAAATGAACGTTTTAATATGAATGAAGAGCAACGTAATTTTCTGCTAAGTGCTATGTATACCGTTCCAAGAAAAATTGGCTACGATCCTAAAGAATATAATGACAGTTATTGCAAATTTTTTATTTACGGAGATACAAAAGAGAACATTCCAGAAAATATTAAAATTTATAATAAAGTAGGGTTTGCCTATGGCACCTTAACGGATTGCGCCTATATCAAAGACACAGAAAATAACGTAGAATTCATGATTACCGCGACTTTGTTGGTCAATAACAACGGTATTTTTAATGATAACAACTACGAATATGACGAAGTTGGCATACCGTTTTTAGCAGAACTAGGTAGGCAATTGTATGCTTATGAGCTAAAGCGAAAACAATAA
- a CDS encoding TlpA family protein disulfide reductase — MKRKTFFTLIIMAFVLSFFVTPVGYWGKIWLMRLFASPPDIINVDDRQQIDGYDWELKDANWNLFNFKVSKGKVLFVHFWASWNTPSAAELKGIQQLYDRYSDQVDFYLVTNEEREPVEEFMVKNKYTFPVTYRIVGVEAPFKIPKIQGTYIIDKEGAIVIDVKEPCDWDNNTVTQLLDSLSHTP, encoded by the coding sequence ATGAAAAGAAAAACTTTTTTCACGCTCATTATAATGGCCTTTGTGCTTTCTTTTTTTGTTACACCAGTTGGATATTGGGGCAAGATTTGGCTTATGCGCTTATTTGCTTCTCCTCCAGACATCATTAATGTAGATGATAGACAGCAGATTGATGGATATGATTGGGAGTTGAAGGATGCAAATTGGAACTTATTCAATTTTAAAGTATCAAAAGGTAAAGTTCTGTTCGTCCATTTTTGGGCTTCTTGGAATACGCCTAGTGCAGCAGAGTTAAAAGGTATTCAACAATTATATGATAGGTATTCTGATCAGGTAGACTTTTATCTAGTAACCAATGAAGAACGGGAGCCTGTGGAAGAATTCATGGTAAAGAATAAATATACCTTTCCTGTAACCTATAGAATTGTTGGGGTAGAAGCCCCCTTTAAAATTCCTAAGATTCAAGGAACTTATATTATTGATAAAGAAGGAGCTATTGTAATAGATGTAAAAGAACCATGTGATTGGGATAACAATACAGTAACTCAATTATTAGATTCACTTTCT
- a CDS encoding aconitate hydratase encodes MAFDIDMIKGVYANMATRVDKAREIVGKPLTLSEKILYSHLWDGNPSKAFKRGKDYVDFAPDRIACQDATAQMALLQFMQAGKPKVAVPTTVHCDHLIQAKNGAVSDLKVANSTSAEVFDFLESVSNKYGIGFWKPGAGIIHQVVLENYAFPGGMMIGTDSHTVNAGGLGMVAIGVGGADAVDVMAGMAWELKFPKLIGVKLTGNISGWTSAKDVILKVAGILTVKGGTGAIVEYFGEGAKNLSCTGKGTICNMGAEIGATTSTFGYDESMERYLRATDRNDVADAANQVKEHLTADAEVYANPEQYFDEIIEINLDELRPHLNGPFTPDLATPVGELGEKARANDWPLKVDWGLIGSCTNSSYEDLTRAASIAKQAVDKKIKPKSDFGINPGSETIRYTAERDGILEIFENLGATIFTNACGPCIGQWDRSDAKGDEKNTIVHSFNRNFSKRADGNPNTHAFVGSPEMVAAIAISGRLDFDPMNDTLLNEDGEEVKLDMPLGIELPPQGFAVEDAGFLAPDADGSGIEVKVSPDSERLQLLEPFTPIKDESLMGAKLLIKAFGKCTTDHISMAGPWLRFRGHLDNISNNCLIGAVNAFGKKTNFVKNQLTGEYAGVPDTARAYKAAGVKSVVVGDHNYGEGSSREHAAMEPRHLGVAAVIVKSFARIHETNLKKQGMLGLTFSNESDYDLIQEDDTFNFLDIAEFAPDKQLTIEIVHADGSKDTIKVNHTYNDAQIAWYREGSALNVIKKENAA; translated from the coding sequence ATGGCATTTGATATTGATATGATCAAAGGGGTGTACGCGAATATGGCCACGCGTGTGGATAAAGCACGTGAGATTGTAGGTAAACCGCTTACCCTTTCAGAGAAGATTTTATATTCCCACTTATGGGACGGAAACCCTAGCAAAGCATTTAAAAGGGGAAAAGACTATGTGGATTTTGCTCCAGATCGTATTGCTTGTCAAGATGCTACGGCGCAGATGGCTCTTTTGCAGTTTATGCAAGCCGGAAAGCCAAAGGTAGCTGTGCCTACTACCGTTCACTGTGATCACTTAATACAAGCTAAAAACGGCGCCGTTTCAGATTTAAAAGTAGCGAACTCCACAAGTGCAGAGGTTTTTGACTTTTTAGAGTCTGTTTCTAATAAATATGGTATTGGTTTCTGGAAACCGGGAGCAGGTATTATTCACCAAGTAGTACTTGAAAATTATGCATTCCCTGGTGGAATGATGATCGGTACCGATTCTCATACAGTTAACGCTGGTGGTTTAGGTATGGTGGCTATTGGTGTTGGTGGTGCAGATGCTGTAGATGTCATGGCTGGTATGGCTTGGGAACTTAAATTTCCTAAACTAATAGGTGTTAAATTAACTGGTAATATTTCTGGGTGGACTTCTGCTAAGGATGTTATCTTAAAAGTTGCAGGTATCTTAACTGTAAAAGGTGGTACAGGGGCAATTGTAGAATATTTTGGAGAAGGTGCTAAAAACCTTTCGTGTACTGGTAAAGGTACTATTTGTAATATGGGAGCAGAAATAGGAGCTACTACTTCTACATTTGGTTATGATGAATCTATGGAGCGTTATCTGCGTGCTACGGACCGTAATGATGTTGCAGATGCTGCTAACCAAGTAAAAGAACACTTAACTGCAGATGCAGAGGTGTACGCCAATCCAGAGCAATATTTTGATGAGATTATAGAAATTAATTTAGATGAGTTAAGACCTCATTTAAACGGTCCTTTTACTCCAGATTTGGCTACGCCAGTTGGTGAGTTGGGAGAGAAGGCAAGAGCTAACGACTGGCCTTTAAAAGTAGATTGGGGATTAATAGGTTCTTGTACTAACTCTTCATACGAAGATTTAACAAGAGCAGCATCCATAGCTAAACAAGCAGTAGATAAAAAAATTAAGCCAAAGTCGGATTTTGGTATCAACCCAGGTTCAGAAACGATTCGTTATACTGCGGAGAGAGATGGTATTTTAGAGATTTTTGAAAATCTAGGAGCTACAATCTTCACCAATGCCTGTGGGCCATGTATTGGTCAATGGGATAGAAGTGATGCGAAAGGCGATGAGAAAAACACTATTGTACACTCATTTAACCGCAACTTCTCTAAAAGAGCAGATGGTAATCCAAATACACATGCATTTGTTGGTTCTCCAGAAATGGTAGCTGCCATAGCAATATCCGGTCGTTTGGATTTTGATCCAATGAATGATACGTTGCTTAATGAAGATGGCGAGGAAGTTAAATTAGATATGCCATTAGGAATAGAGTTGCCTCCACAAGGTTTTGCTGTAGAAGATGCTGGTTTCTTAGCTCCAGATGCAGACGGTTCTGGTATAGAGGTTAAGGTTTCTCCTGATTCGGAAAGATTACAATTGTTAGAGCCGTTTACTCCAATTAAAGACGAAAGTTTAATGGGAGCTAAATTACTGATCAAGGCCTTTGGTAAATGTACAACGGATCACATTTCTATGGCAGGTCCTTGGTTACGTTTCCGTGGTCATTTAGATAATATTTCTAATAACTGCTTAATTGGTGCAGTAAATGCATTTGGAAAGAAGACAAACTTTGTCAAAAACCAATTGACAGGTGAGTATGCAGGTGTGCCAGATACAGCACGTGCGTACAAAGCAGCAGGAGTAAAATCTGTAGTTGTTGGTGACCACAACTATGGAGAAGGTTCTTCTCGTGAGCATGCAGCTATGGAGCCAAGACATTTAGGTGTTGCGGCAGTAATAGTAAAATCATTTGCTCGTATACATGAGACAAACCTAAAGAAACAAGGTATGTTAGGTTTGACATTTTCTAATGAAAGTGATTATGATTTAATACAAGAGGATGATACTTTCAACTTCTTGGATATAGCTGAATTTGCTCCAGACAAGCAGTTGACAATAGAAATAGTTCATGCAGATGGAAGTAAAGACACTATTAAAGTGAATCATACCTATAATGATGCACAAATAGCTTGGTACAGAGAAGGATCTGCATTGAATGTTATCAAAAAGGAAAATGCAGCTTAA
- a CDS encoding AAA family ATPase — MSDVQAINNLVEKHKALKKEIAKVIVGQDAVIDQILLSIYTGGHSLLIGVPGLAKTLMVNTIAQTLGLDFKRIQFTPDLMPSDILGSEVLDQNRNFKFIKGPIFANIILADEINRTPPKTQAALLEAMQERSVTIAGQQHKLELPFFVLATQNPIEQEGTYPLPEAQLDRFMFAIELKYPSVEEEIQVVKNTTSDRSVHIQALFSAHEILEVQQLVRRIPVPDNVVEYAVKLVNSTRPNLETASDYVKQYIDWGAGPRASQNLVLAAKAHAAIHGKFSPDAEDIQAVATGILRHRLIKNYKAEAEGISEEAIIGKLL; from the coding sequence ATGTCAGACGTTCAGGCAATTAATAATCTCGTAGAAAAACATAAGGCACTCAAAAAGGAAATTGCCAAGGTCATTGTTGGCCAAGATGCGGTAATAGACCAAATTCTTTTAAGTATTTATACGGGTGGACATTCTTTACTTATTGGTGTTCCTGGATTAGCAAAAACCTTAATGGTGAATACTATAGCCCAAACTTTGGGTTTGGATTTTAAACGTATTCAGTTTACTCCGGATTTAATGCCAAGTGATATTCTTGGTAGTGAGGTTCTTGATCAAAATCGCAATTTTAAGTTTATTAAAGGACCTATTTTCGCAAATATCATTTTGGCAGATGAGATCAACCGTACGCCACCTAAAACTCAGGCTGCTTTGCTTGAAGCAATGCAGGAGCGTTCGGTAACCATTGCCGGACAACAACATAAACTAGAACTTCCCTTTTTTGTTTTAGCTACCCAAAACCCTATAGAGCAAGAAGGTACTTACCCACTTCCTGAAGCGCAGTTAGACCGTTTTATGTTCGCTATAGAGTTGAAGTATCCTTCTGTTGAAGAAGAAATACAAGTTGTTAAGAATACAACTTCAGACCGTTCTGTACATATTCAGGCGTTGTTTAGTGCACATGAAATATTGGAAGTTCAACAACTGGTTCGCCGTATTCCTGTGCCGGATAATGTTGTGGAGTACGCTGTTAAATTGGTAAACTCTACCCGGCCAAATCTTGAAACGGCAAGTGATTATGTAAAGCAATATATAGATTGGGGAGCAGGTCCAAGAGCTTCGCAAAATCTTGTTTTGGCAGCTAAGGCACATGCCGCAATACATGGTAAATTTTCACCCGATGCCGAGGATATTCAAGCAGTTGCAACAGGTATTCTGAGACATCGACTTATCAAAAACTACAAAGCAGAGGCCGAAGGTATTTCTGAAGAAGCCATTATAGGTAAGTTACTCTAG
- a CDS encoding bifunctional aconitate hydratase 2/2-methylisocitrate dehydratase: protein MSIYKDYLKEIEERKSQGLHPKPIDGAELLSKIIEQIKDENNEYREDSLNFFIYNVLPGTTSAAGVKAKFLKEIVLGESVVKEITPTFALEQLSHMKGGPSVEVLLDVALGTDLTLAKEAAEILKTQVFLYEADTARLEEAFKSGNAIAKEIIESYAKAEFFTKLPEVEEEIEVVTYIAGIGDISTDLLSPGGDAHSRSDRELHGQCLFEHNKEMQKELLALKEQHPDKRVMLIAEKGTMGVGSSRMSGVNNVALWTGVPFSKYVPFINFAPVIAGTNGIAPIFLTTVSVTGGIGIDLKNWVKQKDAAGNTIVDEDGEPVLKQTYSVDTGTVLTINTKTKKLYKDGEELKDISTALTPPKMEFIKAGGSYAVVFGKKLQTLACKILGIDIPEVYATSKEVSIEGQGLTAVEKIFNKNAVGNTPGKTLHAGSNVRVEVNIVGSQDTTGLMTSQELEMMAATVISPIVDGAYQSGCHTASVWDDKSKANIPRLMSFMNDFGLITGRDPKGKYFPMTDVIHKVLNDITVGDWDIIIGGDSHTRMSKGVAFGADSGTVALALATGEATMPIPESVKVTFKGQMKSYMDFRDVVHATQSQMLKQFGGENVFQGRIIEVHIGTLTSDEAFTFTDWTAEMKAKASICISEDDTLIESLEIAKGRIQIMIDKGMDNAKQVLKGLVNKANTRITELKTGIKPSLRPDANAKYHAEVIIDLDEIAEPMIADPDVNNEDVSKRYTHDNIRPLSYYGGTKKVDLGFVGSCMVHKGDMKILAQMLKNIEAQQGKVEFKAPLVVAPPTYNIVDELKAEGDWDVLVKYSGFEFDDSAPKGLARTKYENMLYLERPGCNLCMGNQEKAEPGDTVMATSTRLFQGRVVKDSGEKKGESLLSSTPVVVLSTILGRTPTMKEYEAAVDGIVLTKFKPSQKQLVQ, encoded by the coding sequence ATGAGCATTTACAAAGATTACTTAAAGGAAATCGAAGAGCGTAAAAGTCAAGGTCTTCACCCAAAGCCAATTGATGGAGCTGAATTACTTAGTAAAATCATTGAGCAAATTAAAGATGAAAATAATGAGTATAGAGAAGATTCTCTTAACTTTTTTATTTATAATGTTTTACCTGGTACTACCAGTGCTGCTGGTGTTAAAGCAAAATTTTTAAAGGAAATTGTTCTTGGTGAATCAGTAGTGAAAGAAATCACACCTACATTTGCTTTGGAACAATTATCTCATATGAAAGGTGGTCCTTCAGTAGAGGTATTGTTGGATGTAGCTTTAGGAACTGACCTTACTTTAGCAAAAGAAGCGGCTGAAATTTTAAAAACGCAAGTTTTTCTTTATGAAGCAGATACGGCTCGTTTAGAAGAAGCATTTAAAAGTGGTAATGCTATTGCTAAAGAAATCATAGAAAGTTATGCTAAAGCGGAATTCTTTACTAAACTTCCTGAAGTAGAAGAAGAGATTGAGGTAGTAACGTATATTGCTGGTATTGGTGATATTTCTACAGATTTATTATCTCCAGGTGGCGATGCTCACTCGCGTTCAGACAGAGAACTACATGGTCAATGTTTATTTGAGCATAACAAAGAAATGCAAAAGGAGTTGTTGGCTTTAAAAGAGCAACACCCAGATAAACGTGTTATGTTAATTGCTGAAAAAGGGACCATGGGAGTTGGTTCTTCAAGAATGTCAGGAGTAAACAACGTTGCGTTATGGACAGGTGTTCCTTTTAGTAAATATGTGCCATTTATTAATTTTGCACCAGTAATTGCGGGTACAAATGGAATTGCACCAATTTTCTTAACAACAGTTAGTGTAACTGGCGGTATTGGTATTGATTTAAAAAACTGGGTAAAGCAAAAAGATGCTGCAGGAAATACTATCGTAGATGAAGATGGCGAACCAGTTTTAAAGCAAACGTATTCGGTTGATACAGGTACAGTGCTAACAATTAATACAAAGACAAAAAAACTATACAAAGACGGTGAAGAATTAAAAGATATTTCTACTGCATTAACGCCACCAAAAATGGAGTTTATAAAAGCAGGAGGTTCTTACGCTGTTGTATTTGGTAAAAAATTACAAACCTTAGCTTGTAAAATATTAGGAATAGATATTCCGGAAGTTTATGCTACTTCAAAAGAAGTTTCTATTGAAGGACAAGGTTTAACGGCTGTTGAAAAAATATTCAATAAAAATGCTGTAGGAAATACACCAGGCAAAACGTTACATGCAGGTTCTAATGTTAGAGTAGAAGTAAATATTGTAGGTTCACAAGATACAACAGGATTAATGACGTCTCAAGAATTAGAGATGATGGCAGCTACGGTTATTTCTCCAATTGTTGATGGTGCATACCAATCAGGATGTCATACAGCTTCAGTTTGGGATGATAAGTCTAAGGCTAACATTCCAAGATTAATGAGTTTTATGAACGATTTTGGTTTAATTACTGGTCGTGATCCTAAAGGGAAATACTTTCCAATGACAGATGTTATTCATAAAGTATTAAATGATATTACTGTTGGTGATTGGGATATTATTATAGGTGGAGATTCTCACACCCGTATGTCCAAAGGAGTTGCTTTTGGGGCAGATTCAGGAACAGTTGCCTTAGCACTTGCTACAGGTGAAGCTACTATGCCTATTCCAGAATCGGTAAAAGTGACTTTTAAAGGACAAATGAAGTCTTATATGGATTTCCGTGATGTGGTACACGCTACACAATCTCAGATGTTGAAGCAATTTGGCGGAGAAAACGTATTCCAAGGCAGGATCATTGAGGTCCATATTGGAACACTTACTTCAGATGAAGCCTTTACTTTTACAGATTGGACCGCAGAGATGAAAGCAAAAGCATCTATCTGTATATCTGAAGATGATACATTAATTGAGTCATTAGAGATTGCAAAAGGTCGTATCCAAATCATGATTGATAAAGGAATGGACAACGCTAAGCAAGTTCTTAAAGGTCTTGTTAATAAAGCAAATACAAGAATAACTGAGCTTAAAACAGGAATTAAACCTTCTTTAAGACCAGATGCAAACGCTAAATATCATGCAGAAGTTATCATTGATTTAGATGAAATAGCAGAGCCAATGATTGCTGATCCGGATGTAAATAATGAAGATGTTTCTAAGCGTTACACGCACGATAACATTAGACCATTATCTTATTATGGTGGCACTAAAAAAGTAGATTTAGGTTTCGTTGGATCTTGTATGGTTCATAAAGGCGATATGAAAATCTTGGCTCAAATGTTAAAGAACATTGAGGCACAACAAGGTAAGGTTGAATTTAAAGCACCTTTAGTTGTTGCTCCTCCAACATATAATATTGTTGATGAGTTAAAAGCAGAGGGAGATTGGGATGTTTTAGTTAAGTATTCTGGTTTTGAGTTTGATGACAGTGCTCCAAAAGGTTTAGCTCGTACTAAATATGAAAATATGTTGTATTTAGAGCGTCCAGGCTGTAACTTATGTATGGGTAACCAAGAGAAAGCAGAACCAGGAGATACTGTAATGGCTACTTCAACACGTTTATTTCAAGGAAGAGTTGTAAAAGATTCCGGTGAGAAAAAAGGGGAGTCTTTATTATCCTCTACACCAGTAGTAGTCTTGTCTACAATTTTAGGTAGAACTCCAACTATGAAAGAGTATGAAGCAGCTGTAGATGGTATTGTGTTGACTAAATTTAAGCCATCTCAAAAGCAATTGGTACAATAA
- a CDS encoding peptidyl-prolyl cis-trans isomerase gives MKLNIIPLRYLVRCSAIMGFVTLFVGCGSFLTKDEPGFLARVGENYLYRDDVAKLLAKGISKEDSASFVTNYINNWASKQLLLDKAKINLPEEKLAEYDELVADYRIDLYTRAYKEALVQQGGDTVISSSQLNGFYEREKENFKLKEKIVKLRFVELPKQFLNQDAVISKLKRFKKNDIAYLDSIGVQFKKLNFNDSIWVSATRIIQEIPPLTFENANKHLKKSQFFELEDANGVYLAKVTDVLDVNDVAPLSFIEPTIKQVLLSRRKLDYLRKLETEIIDEAIKEKEFEVYEQGE, from the coding sequence ATGAAATTAAATATAATACCATTGCGCTATCTGGTTCGTTGTTCGGCTATTATGGGTTTTGTTACCCTTTTTGTTGGCTGTGGTTCTTTCTTAACAAAAGACGAACCTGGGTTTTTAGCCCGTGTTGGTGAGAATTATTTGTATCGCGATGATGTAGCTAAACTTTTGGCTAAAGGAATTTCAAAAGAAGATAGTGCTTCTTTTGTGACGAATTATATTAACAATTGGGCATCAAAACAATTATTGCTCGATAAGGCTAAAATTAATCTTCCGGAAGAAAAACTGGCGGAATATGACGAATTGGTAGCAGATTACCGCATTGACCTATATACAAGGGCTTATAAAGAAGCTTTGGTACAACAGGGAGGTGATACTGTAATCAGTAGTTCCCAGTTAAACGGTTTTTACGAAAGGGAGAAAGAAAATTTTAAGCTGAAAGAAAAAATCGTAAAACTTAGGTTTGTAGAGCTACCCAAACAATTCTTGAACCAAGATGCTGTCATAAGTAAATTGAAGCGTTTTAAGAAAAATGATATCGCATATTTAGATTCTATTGGGGTGCAGTTCAAGAAATTAAACTTCAATGACTCTATCTGGGTAAGCGCTACTAGAATTATACAAGAAATACCTCCATTAACCTTTGAAAATGCCAATAAACACCTAAAAAAATCACAATTTTTTGAGTTAGAGGATGCAAACGGGGTATATTTGGCAAAGGTTACCGATGTGCTTGATGTTAATGACGTCGCTCCACTGTCTTTTATTGAACCTACAATTAAACAGGTTCTGTTAAGTAGAAGAAAACTTGATTATTTACGAAAACTGGAAACAGAAATTATAGATGAGGCTATTAAAGAAAAAGAATTTGAAGTTTATGAGCAAGGTGAATAA